One Chitinophagaceae bacterium C216 genomic window carries:
- the fucP_1 gene encoding L-fucose-proton symporter, translating into MTEVATTAGKEKSYLIPTLIIGALFFVFGFVTWVNATLIPYLQQACELTPDQAVLVTFATYIAYAVMAFPSSWVLGKTGFKKGMIIGLLIMAVGALVFIPAAYSRTFGTFLTGLFIIGIGLALLQTAVNPYITILGPIESAAKRISVMGVCNKAAGAIAPLIMGAVLLNGMEKYENASSLPIDQKNLLLDELASKIVTPYIIIAACFVALAIAIRFSSLPDIKNEAETNPTHAGEDRPSIFSYPYLWLGFASIFLYVGAEVIAGDIIQLYGKEGLGMPVDVIKHFTTYTMIGMLVGYILGIMLIPKVISQNTALKIAAFLGILFSLGVIFLPGKYSILCLALLGFANAPMWPAIWPLSIDGLGKYLKTGSALLIVGIAGGAIIPKLWANISTSVGMQQAFWILIPCYAFILFFAVKGNKIGKTV; encoded by the coding sequence ATGACAGAAGTTGCAACAACTGCCGGCAAGGAAAAAAGCTACTTAATTCCCACCCTTATCATTGGAGCCCTGTTTTTCGTATTTGGTTTTGTTACCTGGGTAAATGCCACCCTGATCCCTTATCTGCAACAAGCCTGTGAGCTTACGCCAGATCAGGCTGTACTGGTAACATTTGCCACCTATATTGCTTATGCCGTGATGGCCTTCCCATCTTCATGGGTGTTGGGAAAAACTGGATTTAAAAAAGGGATGATTATAGGCTTGCTGATAATGGCCGTAGGTGCTTTAGTATTTATTCCGGCTGCATACAGTCGTACATTCGGTACGTTTCTTACAGGATTATTCATTATAGGTATCGGGCTTGCGTTACTACAAACTGCGGTAAATCCTTATATCACCATACTAGGGCCTATTGAGAGCGCGGCTAAACGTATTAGTGTAATGGGTGTATGTAATAAAGCCGCAGGAGCCATTGCGCCCTTGATCATGGGTGCAGTTCTACTTAACGGTATGGAAAAATATGAAAACGCAAGTAGTCTTCCTATAGATCAAAAAAATCTGTTGCTGGATGAGCTAGCTTCAAAAATCGTAACACCTTATATCATTATTGCAGCATGCTTTGTAGCGTTGGCTATCGCTATCAGGTTTTCTTCGCTGCCCGACATCAAGAACGAAGCAGAAACCAATCCTACCCATGCAGGAGAAGATAGACCCAGCATATTTTCTTACCCTTATTTGTGGTTAGGTTTTGCATCAATATTCCTGTATGTCGGTGCAGAAGTAATAGCCGGCGATATTATTCAATTGTATGGTAAGGAAGGATTGGGCATGCCTGTAGATGTTATTAAGCACTTTACCACTTACACTATGATCGGTATGCTTGTAGGGTATATCCTAGGTATCATGCTCATCCCCAAAGTTATTTCTCAGAATACGGCTCTAAAAATCGCCGCTTTTCTCGGCATACTGTTTTCTTTGGGAGTAATATTCCTGCCGGGAAAATATTCAATATTGTGTTTAGCCCTTTTAGGATTTGCCAATGCTCCTATGTGGCCTGCTATCTGGCCCCTATCCATCGATGGCTTAGGTAAATACTTAAAAACAGGCTCTGCCTTATTGATAGTAGGTATTGCGGGTGGGGCTATCATTCCAAAATTATGGGCCAATATTAGTACTAGTGTAGGAATGCAACAAGCTTTCTGGATACTAATACCCTGTTATGCATTCATTCTTTTCTTCGCTGTAAAAGGAAATAAAATCGGTAAAACCGTGTAA
- the uvrB gene encoding UvrABC system protein B, with product MPFKLHAPYPPAGDQPSAIAQLTEGVLRGEKYQTLLGVTGSGKTFTIANVIQNTQRPTLVITHNKTLVAQLYGEFKQFFPENAVEYFVSYYDYYQPEAYLPVSDTYIEKDLAINEELDKLRLRTITSLLSGRRDIIVVASVSCIYGAGNPLDYENNIIRIHRGQTISRQGFLHALVNSLYTRTTIEFNRGTFRVKGDTVDINLPYLDHGYRVTFFGDEIEEIESIEVTTGKRISTMENAAIFPANIYVASKDIIQQVIYEIQDEMEAQVEYFKNNGKYIEAQRIKERVEYDLEMIKELGYCNGIENYSRFFDRRPPGTRPFCLLDYFPKDYLMVIDESHQTLPQISGMYGGDRSRKLTLVDYGFRIPSALDNRPLNFHEFESLQNQVIYVSATPDQYELEKTGGVIVEQIVRPTGLLDPPIEVRPSVNQIDDLLDEIDKRVKKGDRVLVTTLTKRMAEELDKYLHRINIKSKYIHSEVDTLERVEILRQLRLGEIDVLVGVNLLREGLDLPEVSLVAILDADKEGFLRNEKSLTQTAGRAARNADGLVIFYADTITGSMQRTIDETNRRREKQIAYNIAHNITPRTVKKSKEDVFKQTSVLEIKGYDAQSPKAAGAVEGMVTVAAEEQEVYKTIPQLEKAIAQTKKQMEKAAKDLDFMEAARLRDEMFRLQRELEAMKQ from the coding sequence GGGGGAGAAGTATCAAACCTTATTGGGTGTAACCGGAAGTGGGAAAACTTTTACCATCGCCAATGTGATTCAGAATACACAGCGTCCCACACTAGTGATTACGCATAACAAGACATTGGTAGCACAATTGTATGGTGAGTTCAAACAGTTTTTTCCAGAAAATGCTGTAGAATATTTTGTATCCTACTATGATTATTATCAGCCTGAGGCTTACCTACCTGTAAGTGATACATACATTGAAAAAGACCTCGCCATCAATGAAGAGCTGGATAAACTTCGATTAAGAACCATTACCAGTTTATTGAGTGGTAGAAGGGATATTATTGTGGTCGCTTCGGTAAGTTGTATATACGGCGCAGGGAATCCTCTGGATTATGAAAACAATATAATTCGCATTCACCGGGGACAAACCATTTCCCGTCAAGGATTTCTACATGCCCTAGTAAATTCTCTATATACACGCACTACGATTGAGTTTAACAGAGGTACCTTCAGAGTAAAAGGCGATACGGTGGATATTAATCTACCTTATCTTGACCATGGCTATCGTGTTACCTTTTTCGGCGATGAGATTGAAGAGATAGAGTCTATTGAAGTAACTACGGGAAAGCGCATTAGTACAATGGAAAATGCGGCTATCTTCCCGGCAAACATCTATGTGGCTTCCAAAGACATCATTCAACAGGTAATTTATGAAATACAGGACGAGATGGAAGCCCAAGTAGAATATTTTAAAAATAATGGAAAATATATAGAAGCCCAACGGATTAAAGAACGCGTGGAATATGATTTGGAGATGATTAAAGAGTTGGGATATTGTAATGGTATAGAAAACTATTCCCGTTTTTTTGACAGAAGACCTCCGGGAACACGCCCGTTCTGTTTGTTGGATTATTTTCCAAAGGACTATCTGATGGTAATTGATGAAAGCCATCAGACCTTACCACAGATTAGCGGTATGTATGGCGGAGACCGAAGCCGTAAACTTACACTGGTGGATTATGGGTTCAGAATTCCTTCAGCGCTTGATAACCGCCCTTTAAACTTTCATGAGTTTGAGAGCTTGCAGAATCAGGTGATTTATGTTTCTGCAACGCCGGATCAATACGAGTTGGAAAAAACCGGTGGTGTAATCGTGGAGCAGATTGTGAGACCTACCGGTTTGTTGGATCCTCCTATTGAAGTACGTCCGAGTGTAAATCAGATTGACGATCTACTGGATGAGATTGATAAGCGTGTGAAAAAAGGAGATCGCGTATTGGTAACAACACTTACCAAACGCATGGCGGAAGAGTTGGATAAATATCTACATCGTATTAATATCAAGTCTAAATATATCCACAGCGAAGTGGACACGTTGGAGCGTGTAGAAATTTTGCGTCAGTTACGGTTGGGTGAAATTGATGTGTTGGTGGGCGTCAATCTACTACGTGAAGGACTCGACCTCCCCGAAGTAAGTCTGGTGGCTATTCTGGACGCAGATAAAGAAGGATTTTTACGTAATGAGAAATCGCTGACACAGACGGCGGGTAGAGCTGCACGTAACGCCGACGGTCTTGTGATTTTTTATGCCGATACTATTACGGGTAGCATGCAGCGTACTATTGATGAAACTAACCGCAGACGTGAAAAACAAATTGCGTATAATATTGCTCATAACATCACTCCCCGCACCGTTAAAAAGTCAAAAGAGGATGTATTCAAGCAAACAAGCGTGCTGGAAATAAAGGGGTACGATGCTCAATCTCCTAAAGCTGCCGGAGCGGTTGAGGGTATGGTAACCGTTGCAGCTGAAGAACAAGAAGTATATAAAACCATTCCTCAACTGGAGAAGGCTATTGCTCAAACTAAAAAGCAAATGGAGAAAGCAGCCAAGGATCTGGATTTTATGGAGGCTGCCAGATTAAGAGATGAGATGTTCAGGCTTCAAAGGGAACTAGAAGCGATGAAACAATAA